The Mytilus galloprovincialis chromosome 3, xbMytGall1.hap1.1, whole genome shotgun sequence genomic interval ttgctcatgttataacaaatccggtaaatagcctaattcggtaggtcacattcatgaaagggaaggggttgtagttatatcatttgtgaaacggttattccataacggtcaaccaactcgtaatgacgtccgttaaatttacgaaggaatgatttcaacttcaccattggaactcttggtttataAGCatcattgtgagcagcaactctccataaaaaaaatcattataggatatgaaagcacgggaatatcgtatcaattgggagatatataccccgtatgcaggtgctggaatgttgctatttagaaatggaaagttcataattgaaatgcttaaatcatctcttttgtcgtaaagttttgtttcaaccgaccctcattgtcaattctagatgtaagtcaaattatgaggccgacttaactgtatctgttgtatcctttatctctagttcgatgggatagatccGTTCAAtatagtcatcaaattttgaattatctagtgaaagaacatcatctacatagcggaaagtagagttgaaGGATAAAgctaactttttatctttctgcctaagaagttcctgtgtgaagttagcctcataataataaagaaacaagtccgCAAAAAAGAGGGGCACCAACCTTTTTAATGCTTATGGATCGTCTAAATCTACATCTATGCACCTAATGTAGTCAAAAGTACCGTATGCCATTTATAGAACACAATGAAAATaacttaaaatgaaattgataaaaaaaaacttaacattgggCTTTGTGACGTACTTACAGGGATTTCGTGTCATGAATTTACGTTCTATATCTCATATTTGCATTACAAGGAACATTTATAATCCAAGGAAAGGACTCAAATGTTTAGGAAGAGAGTTCGCGTAGCAGAAAGGCAGTCCTGTAAGATAATACTCTCCTTCAATAGTTACGCAAAGTGATAGTTAAGAAATAATACGTGGGGGCTTGGATATATCGTGATTTCTCCACGGGTTTGCCCTTTATGCAACATATTTTGCCCTGACCGATAGCGAGGGTAAATGCGATATGTTCAAGCctcatgaattatttcgattcttataggacaaatacggcaattcttttggatcgaagcacTCTAGgaggaggcaaatatttgccgttcccatacaTAAACGCACTATAAAGTTGGCGTAAAAGAAAGGAGCAAACTGAactagtgacatgcttaaactattaaCAATAACGTTTTAGATAGTTTTGAATCAATTTAAATGATAGTTTTCTTATATgtcttaaatgtttaaaacaatatGGCTTATAACACAACTAAGCATCGTTTGTTAACGTTGTCTTGTTGGTGATTTTCGGTTTTACAAGCGTATATTTTCCCGTTAAATGTTTGTATTCTTACTTCCTCGTTCTTTGACGTCGGGAAACTTTGTCATAAGAGAAACATATGACGTGGCAGTACGATCGGAACAGACAAGGATATAtgttcatattttaccacgggtttgtactcaaagcgtttgaatgacgtcatgttagaatactTATTAGACTACACATCTGGGGTTTGCACCTGCCTAGAATTGTcaaatgtaatttttataaaACAGATATATCTGAAAAAATTTGGATAACTATTTTTACAAGGGTAGTCATATAAAAAGGAAACGGAAATTGCAAAAACGGAACACAAGGTGATGTGAAGTTATTGTCAGTGTGACTATaacagagaaaaaaagaaaaattaaacaaacgtaacaaaaaaaaatctttttgtagACTACGTGTGTATTGAAAATGCCAGATACCTGAATACCAATTATAGTTGCCATTTTCTTAATGAAAACAGGTGAGCATGTATTCAAATCAAATTTCAACgttaatattttaaattgcgtAAAGGCTGAATGTTTAAGCCAAAGAATGCGTCCAATTGTCGCCTATTAACGCAAATTataaagtaataatttacaaagaaaaataaaagaacactttAACATGAAGTTAAGATGATAAATAACGTTAGTAACTAGaataagtaataaaattgagaatggaaatgtggaatgtgtcaaagagacaacaacccgaccatagagcagacaacagcagaaagtaagtaagtaagttctATTTAGAGTCGGTCAATCTATACTTTATGTCCATCGGATAGGGACGTTTAACCCTAGGTCACGTTTTCAGAGAGgaccacgctctttgcacgttaacgAATATTTTCAACAAGCTCATTTTGAGTGGTCCATATGTGACCAGTTGTTTGGCAAAATCACTTCATACTGGTTTTGacttcaatatattttttctgtggTTTATAATTTTACGTTTTTGTAATTTGGTTTCAATGGTCTATCTTCTGTCTTAAATCTGTTTGTAGTCATACTtggatgagttgagcctttttcaataACCGTTTTATAGTGTGTCCTTTTATGTCGTATTGCTACACTACTATCTCAGGTAAAGGTTTTCTCCAGATAAAACTTTCGagcctgctgcatttgtttgccgTAAAAACTGATGtttagtagttgttgtttgttgatgtggttcataagtgtttcttgttttttctatagattagaccgttggtgttttccgtttgaatggttttacacttatcatttttggggccctttatagcttgctgttaggtgtgagaacaggctccgtgttgaagaccgtactttaacttatgatggtttatttttaaaaatagtgacttggaaggagagttgtctcttggaaggagggttgtctcattggcactcatactacatcttcttatgtctatttaagagaataatgtattatttgtgaagttgacaACGGAATAATATTCAACAAGTTCTTGATATCTtccaatatacttttttttaaaagcacGAGACGTTCCATTACTTAACTCTGGTTTATTCACTGTCTTCTGGTGATattttataaagtctgagtagcaTCTGGAAGCTTTTGAATACTGAATGAATATGTGTAAATAAAATTCCAATATACTGGTGAAGTTGGTGAAGTGCTAATAAGGTAGGGAAATTgatgatttcaaaatttaaatcgtCTAGATGGCCATAGATTCTGGTCCCGATTATGTCAAATTAAAGGTATAAGTCATAAAATTAGGCAGAGAAATCCGTGTctgttatttcatatttttcttagtTTCTAGTTTTCGGgtatatattaatggaacccaatctgAAAACTTTGGATTGTTGATGGAAAcatcatcatcaatatatctgaatgtgaaattaaattatcTCGCTTCTTTGAAATTCTGTCTGCAGGAACTCCGACTCATATGAAAAAGGGAAGAAGTAGGCAAGATGAGGCGCACAATAAAGATAATGTTTGTCTTCTGTTCATGATTTCTGCCAACCCTTTCGGAGCACAAAAATTCTACTATTTTTGGGGGTTCAAGTTTCTCATTCTTGAATTTTCTATGTTAtcttttgtagactgttgtttgtcttttcgtcgtttttagTTTTTTCCTATTGGTTTGCATCGAATCATGTAGTGATTTAAAGTGTATATCGTTTCTGTGGATTATGGATCACATTTCGCCCTACATATTTCGAAAAGCTTTATCGTTTACAATATTGAGATCTTAGGTTATAACGTGGCCgaccaaataaaatatgtttaggGAATCTGCACATTATGAATCAGGAACATTACTTCATAAGTTACTGTAACTAAAGCATTTgaataatttgaataatgaacAAACTTTGCATATAATGTTTAGATTTATGaccaaaaaaaatgattttttcagttcttttttcttctatttttagaATTAGTAAAGTAAATGGATCGATACCAAAAGATGAAACAATATCAGAAggtaaaaatttatttcaatgtttaacactATTTCTTTTGTACATTATTacgtatatttatatattgcaaGTCAACATACTGTTACAGATGAGGTATGTTTAGAACCATTATCTCTTAAGCGAAATttcaacaataataataattcttttacAAGTAGACTTTTAACAAGTATGCGAACTATATAGATAAatgattttaatgtattttttatgtAACAATCTTTTTCCTTGGCTAAAAGTTATCGTCAAATCAACAGTTGACCAGTCGTAACTATGGAGGAACAAGACAGTTTGAATTCTTTTGGATCAACAAATGTCAATTACTACAGCATTATCGTAAATAAAACATCATCTACCCAATAATCGCCGTTTTGATGTGATTGTATCCACATTTTAATCGTTGAAGTAACGAAATTATCTTTAGTTTGTATGTTTTCATTTGTATACATGTAACGTCATGTTTAGCATGATGTCTATGCGCCAAAATCATTTATGAAGTTTcacggaattttattttatttcaaatttatacagtTTTCAAAATTCTAACATATTGTTTCATTTTGAACTCATAGTTTATGGCAAAACAAGAATAGAGCTCATGATCTCAACCCAAACATATGTGCTTCTTCTTTGCTTATTCGTCCTGTAAACATTATTGAACACAAATAAAATTAGAAACGATGCTGAGGACATATTGGTATTTTGAAAAGATGTTAAGCATATAATGGTTTAGTTTTGAACTGGATTATTAAAAGATCCTTAACCATAAttttatttcaaccaaattattcaATTCAGCAATATAGCTAGCTGATAGATCATTGATTTCCGTCGCTCGATTTGTACATGTTACttaacaaacaaatacagaaagtCATCAAACTAAATTAATCACAATTGAagaattcctgacttggtacaggcattccaCGGAAAACAGTTGGCTTAACCTGGTCTAAGAGAATAGAGGAGAACAATACTAGAGAGTCATTCAATCTCGAAACTCGAAGATAAACTGAAAATGCCATGGCCACAATAGTTGgtgtaataaaattaagaatggaaatggggaatctttcaaagagacagcaacccgactaaagagcagataCTAGCCGAAGGCCTCTAATTGGTCTTAGTATGAAAGTTTTTTATGACTGTTTTGCGGTGTTACTTTTTCATAGTTACAATACAGCACCAACACAGTTTGTTTTTGAgagaaatgattatttttttacagacaGAGAAAACTCTGTAACAGGCATTGCAGTTCCCATATTTACAATATGCATTCTTTTGAACAGCGTTGTTAGTTTTTGTAAGTAACTACAGTCTGTCAACTGTCTTTTTTTAACTTATCGTTACTATTCAAAATAACGGCACATGTTCCGAATATTATCGATTACAGACTAACTATGTTTAGAAGTGTAAGTAACCTGGCAATGAAAAAATTagaatatatatctttttaattcataaaaaaaactgaatttcAAAATGCAGATCAATACAGATCGTATAATCACCAGCACAAATGACGAACCACTTCTCATATtcatagaataactaatcgaagaatttaAAAAGAGAAAAGTCTGCAATTAGCGACTGAACAACACAATAATTCACAATTGGCGTATCACaagagttaattatcagtgtatTTCGATCACAAGTCGAAAATTTTCGatatttaaattctttgattagttatatttcttattacattggcaaatgggtTTTTTACGATATAAAAATAGACATGTAAGTCACTATatctttttctacgcattcacaatttgttttgatcttaCGTCATTAACAACGTCTTGACAACGTCTATTGTTGTATGACTTCAGAGAAGTGAAATAACCGAGTTTATTTCACTTGTGAAATTATCGCtttatttcactgggaaatcaatgtaatttacaCACCCGTTATCAGGGGGTACGAGGGGTTCGTACGATCCCCAGCCCCCTTCTTTCTTGACAGTTTGTTAGCACTGTTAAAGTCTATCTGTTTGAATTGTAATTGTTAACGTTGAATATGATTGCTTCACGAGtccatgccccccccccccccccaaacccccTTTTtagaaattcctggctacggacTTGATTCATTGCTACCAATgtaataatatatatctatacattttttttttcatataaccCCAAATATTTGTACAACAATGTTAAAACCTATGTTTGTTTTTCCGTGGTCAGAATTCAATCTCATGATATTGGGATATCGAGACAACATCGCCCGCACAGTGTCAAGTGGTCTAGATCACTCGGCCATCTAGTCTGAACAAAATTCTGCTTTCATGGCCTAGTGTTACCTTTCATCGTTAGTCAAATGTAGAgctgtaacacagtacatgatacaTTAGGCATGAAGGAGGAAGTAGAGATGTAGTCACAAAACTAATTATTTGACGAGTTCGTCTAATCAAATAACAACTATACGACAGAATCATCTATTGGATCACCAATGAAAGTGAACACACATATTATAATCATAATAACTTTAAATATCTACATATATGTTAATAACATTATATCATGGAATATAGATtccattaacaaaaatataaaattgtggtTTGATCAGATGGGAAAACAGAAATACTGCAAATGTTATCCTATatagcattaaattaaaataaatgtggaTTTTAAATGGCAGAGATATAAAATGTAGAATAATGATAATATGATTTTTAGTTATTGTTCTTAATGAAACTGTTATTAAAACCCACTACACGATCATTATAGTAACGAAGTAATCAATGCgtttattttacatgtaattCTTGGTTCATTGGATAGCTTTCGGAACCTTTTTTGGTGTAAACAAATGGTTTACTAAGATCAAAAGTAAGTTAATTGATGGCATGATTTTGTTTCTGAATGTTACAAATATAGTATAATGAACTAAAATGCATTAgccaatacataaataaataaatacaaatgcaTAAGTTAGAGAGAGGAGAAAGATacctgagggacagtcaaactcaaaattcgaaaataaactgacaacgccatggctaaaaaatgaaaaagacaaatagtacacatgacacaatagagaaaactaaagattagcaacatgaaccccaccaaaaactaggggtgttaCTATAGGCAGTATAACTTGTTACACATGCGTCCGGTATGTTTACAATGAAGCAAATTCAAAGGAGTTTAGATATATATGTTTGAAAAGTCTTTTAACTATTTTAatcattaaacaaaacaaaaataagacCGTCTACTAGGAAtatacgcaaaaaaaaaaaattttaacttcAGAATAATTGtgcaaaattaaaatgtatttctaCATTGATTGtgtttttgtgtattattttattattttttctaactAAGATGTAACAATCAAATGCTGTTGTCCTAGAAAAATCATCGGAACAACCCAATCGAAAATATGCAAAGACGAAGAAAGTAAGTAAAGCAATCTtacatttgattttataaatatatattttttcttttaatgtggtgacatataatattttcaacataagTATTGCAGTTATGATGAGATTTAATAGTATCTTCTGATGATGTGAAAATAGCAGAATTGACAGAATAGTTTGTCAATaaatgtttcttttgttttttatatagcaGGACAACTATTGCCAGTTGAAAATAACCCGAGCCTAGAACAAAACAACGTTAAACGCACGTCAAGCAATTTGGAAGATGTAACAGAAAAGAAAACTGAAGTAAACACAAGAATGAGAAAAGAATGcggtatattattttttattggttCATAACATTTCAGGTTAATCAATTACTTGCTCTGTTTCGCAGAAACTTCAGGAtaaatgattttcaaattttaaattatatcttAGAATATCGTTCTGTCTATATTTATGATTTAGCATAATAGAATGGTACGCTTCTGGTACAGGTTATAACGTCTTCACAGTTAATATATAGGGCCTGAACTGATtgatttcaaatttgaattattattttattgatttatagtTTGTAATTCGAATTCGAATTGTTATAGCTGTCAGTCATGACGGGACCTTTTTACGCTTAATATACACTTTCCGTTTTACTCGTTGCTGAATGCCTTGCTGTAACCAATAGAAGCTTACATCCACATCCTTATAATCTTCTTGCTCGTTTAAagtcatactacatctccttatattAATAAGTATCAAATAAATGGAAGTAATTTCGTGagataatatatataaactttttattaaagGTAATAACAGGAAAATTATAAAgagatataattaaaaaaaaaaaaattcaaattttagatGAACAGTCCAAGACGAACATGCAACGTATTAATTCATTGCCATCAAGGAAGGATGCAGCTGTTGATGTACAGGTTGACCCAACCTACCAAGGTAAACACTTAACTCATGAgatagatacaaataaaaatactgcacagagtggacgtgacctGTTACTGGTAtatcaaaacaacaaaaagacattaagtacagatctgagagtccTCGATGTTACTACCAGCTAGTTCAACGACACTggaaactaataaaaaaaagtcatgaagTTCGcgtttatatattgtttatatttggaTATTTTGTCATGTCGGTCCCTTTTATACCCCACCTCAAGGTATTAGTGAAAGCCGTGcggtgatctatagttgctaTAATACACGTTATTTTGACTGTCTGAAGTGAATATGTTAAATTTGTAATTACACCACATctcataattttaaataaaacagggAAGATACCTAGGAACATGTAAAAACTCAAAAGTCGTAGAAAAACGAACAACGCGAAAGAcaattatcttttttaataaattattgaaatGATGACCTTTTAAGAAGTGTTTTCAAAAATACATGTTTCTGTTAGTAAAAAGCTTTTACTAGATAGTTATAACTACTGCAtgtgaaaaaaattgtttaataattgaaAAGCTATAGTTATAGTTCCTCAACATACCATTCGATAATATgaagcaaaaattttaattttattaagagAACAAACATGAGCTGAATACAGTAAAGATAAGACATTGGAAAAAAGTATTTGCCGAAGAAGAATCGTCTTCCTGGTTAAAACCGTCAACACGAACGCTCATAGCAAACATGGATTACTAAATCTGttacaaaacaaatgaatatCAAAGAAGAATATTCGTAAATAACAAGCTACGGCGGTATGTGTGACAAATGTCACGGGTAAAATGCAAGTCAAAATATTAAGATAAACGCTATAATCATGGGTCATTGAATTTGTCATCATTTATCACCGAAAAATCATGCAAATACATTATAAATATTCGTTGATCTTTGGTCAATAACGATTTTCCCTCGATGTCGCCTTTTATTCAATTATTGGTTTATAAATACATGAAAGAATATTCTCTAGGTATACTCAtgttattattctattttaaagACGATGCAAAAGTGAATATGCCTGAGGAACTTGATATAGTTGTAATAAATCTTCATGGTGACATGTTTGCTGCAGAACAGTATCTAACTCATCTAAATCAATTAtgtggaaataaaaatattcatattgaaCTACTGCATAACGCTATGAACTCCGGGATGTCTTTCGAAGAAGTTTTGAGTTCCTGTcgacatattttcatttttttgtcaaacgAGTTTAAAATGGGGAAATTTAAGGATGAAAAATACTTCAAACATTTGGAAAAGAAATTCTTTGGGGAGTCTTTTAACATTGAACGTATAAAGGTTGTGTATTCCAATTTAAGACAACAAATTCCGGAGGAGTTGGCTGTATTGAATACAATTCCTTATACTCCTGAGAGCATAAAAACTGCTACTTATATCGCAAGAATGCGAAATTATTTCtcagaatttaaaagaaaatcatgATTATGCCATTTATGGagaaaaaagtgtatgtgtttTGAAGCTGCTTTACTTACGAATATGTATATGTTATAGCAAAATTGTGATCGCTAAATCCTTATtcttaaacaaaaaaaacattgtacTGTTTAACCCTATTTATTCTGGCCGATTTGTCTCATCACATTTATATACTCAactaaaattactaaacaaattcGGTTGTTGTGCACGTTTCCGTATACGTGTATTGCATTTACCCAACAATAGGTACGGTTAATAGAGCATGAGCAGATTGTCGGAGTTCACACGTGTT includes:
- the LOC143067584 gene encoding uncharacterized protein LOC143067584 isoform X2, producing MGVYYITYYLLISTLCYECVENSSEKHGDCINETEILHRAGKFPCQYPLRYHYIWSPFHGTYVEKCFLVHTIEQGYMTVIDQLSGNINNAHCLGDTFQPTPYKSNTQCGCALIKSTCDGIGQVISTNGSSEKDRTCRCDYLKGYTYVNIPADRCNCKPKGENCTCKLVECPNGSRLSPDYVCIENARYLNTNYSCHFLNENRISKVNGSIPKDETISEDRENSVTGIAVPIFTICILLNSVVSFSFGTFFGVNKWFTKIKNVTIKCCCPRKIIGTTQSKICKDEERQLLPVENNPSLEQNNVKRTSSNLEDVTEKKTEVNTRMRKECDEQSKTNMQRINSLPSRKDAAVDVQVDPTYQDDAKVNMPEELDIVVINLHGDMFAAEQYLTHLNQLCGNKNIHIELLHNAMNSGMSFEEVLSSCRHIFIFLSNEFKMGKFKDEKYFKHLEKKFFGESFNIERIKVVYSNLRQQIPEELAVLNTIPYTPESIKTATYIARMRNYFSEFKRKS
- the LOC143067584 gene encoding uncharacterized protein LOC143067584 isoform X1, yielding MGVYYITYYLLISTLCYECVENSSEKHGDCINETEILHRAGKFPCQYPLRYHYIWSPFHGTYVEKCFLVHTIEQGYMTVIDQLSGNINNAHCLGDTFQPTPYKSNTQCGCALIKSTCDGIGQVISTNGSSEKDRTCRCDYLKGYTYVNIPADRCNCKPKGENCTCKLVECPNGSRLSPDYVCIENARYLNTNYSCHFLNENRISKVNGSIPKDETISEDRENSVTGIAVPIFTICILLNSVVSFSFGTFFGVNKWFTKIKNVTIKCCCPRKIIGTTQSKICKDEETGQLLPVENNPSLEQNNVKRTSSNLEDVTEKKTEVNTRMRKECDEQSKTNMQRINSLPSRKDAAVDVQVDPTYQDDAKVNMPEELDIVVINLHGDMFAAEQYLTHLNQLCGNKNIHIELLHNAMNSGMSFEEVLSSCRHIFIFLSNEFKMGKFKDEKYFKHLEKKFFGESFNIERIKVVYSNLRQQIPEELAVLNTIPYTPESIKTATYIARMRNYFSEFKRKS